The following coding sequences lie in one Spinacia oleracea cultivar Varoflay chromosome 1, BTI_SOV_V1, whole genome shotgun sequence genomic window:
- the LOC110801721 gene encoding tRNA (guanine(26)-N(2))-dimethyltransferase has product MQILSPLSFNVKKPQIPPSFKPKSHQSNSNESSDYLIERGLKFQVGESFFRHESFTGRDLGVLAAAHYKRSNPELRVLDAMCGCGVRSLRYLAESGADYLLANDANDENRELIVGNLSQIPQFGVQGSKKWVVTHLDANRVMSECYLQKDFFDLIDVDSFGSDSSFLRSAFNAVKMDGLVYVTSTDGFSAGGHQPHNSLACYGAYIRPMPYPNELGLRMLIGGAVREACVMGYNVTPLFSYYSYHGPVFRVMLRVNRGRLSDMRHYGFVSYCHGCGNSQAFTWHELGKIFCSNCSAKPSSGSLVVSGPLWTGPLHDGAYLAELLELAQQWGWIGDGIGLDLEKLIKLMIGESDPELPFGYIKIDQIAKRAKVNSPPIRSLISTLQKEGYAVSRSHIVSNAIKTNCPMTTCVTIAKDHYNY; this is encoded by the exons ATGCAAATTCTTTCACCCTTGTCATTCAATGTTAAAAAACCCCAAATTCCACCCTCATTCAAACCCAAATCCCATCAATCAAACTCAAATGAATCCTCCGATTACCTAATCGAAAGGGGTCTCAAATTCCAAGTGGGTGAATCCTTCTTTCGACACGAAAGCTTCACCGGCCGAGACCTCGGTGTCCTTGCCGCCGCCCACTACAAGCGTTCGAACCCTGAATTACGGGTTCTCGATGCAATGTGCGGTTGTGGGGTGCGGTCTCTTAGATACTTAGCCGAATCTGGGGCCGATTATCTCCTAGCTAACGACGCAAATGATGAAAACAGGGAGTTGATAGTGGGTAATTTATCTCAAATCCCGCAATTTGGTGTACAAGGTAGTAAGAAATGGGTAGTAACCCATTTAGATGCTAATAGAGTGATGAGTGAGTGTTATCTACAAAAGGATTTTTTCGATTTAATTGATGTTGACTCATTTGGGAGTGATTCGAGCTTCTTGAGGTCGGCTTTTAATGCCGTAAAAATGGATGGATTGGTGTATGTAACCTCAACTGATGGCTTCTCTGCTGGAGGACATCAACCCCACAA TTCTCTAGCTTGTTATGGAGCTTATATTAGGCCAATGCCTTATCCAAACGAGCTTGGCTTAAGAATGCTAATAGGTGGTGCAGTTCGTGAAGCTTGTGTGATGGGATACAATGTCACTCCTCTCTTTTCATACTACTCTTACCATGGACCTGTTTTTCGAGTTATGTTAAGAGTTAACCGTGGAAGGCTAAGTGACATGAG ACATTATGGGTTTGTAAGCTACTGTCATGGTTGTGGAAATTCCCAGGCATTTACTTGGcatgaacttgggaagatcttTTGCTCCAACTGCAGTGCTAAg CCGTCTTCTGGTTCACTTGTTGTCTCGGGGCCCCTATGGACTGGACCACTCCATGATGGTGCCTACCTTGCAGAGTTATTAGAATTGGCTCAACAATGGGGATGGATAGGAGATGGCATTGGCCTCGACTTGGAGAAACTCATTAAACTGATGATTGGAGAAAGTGATCCAGAATTACCATTTGGCTACATCAAAATAGATCAG ATAGCTAAACGTGCAAAAGTAAATTCTCCGCCCATCAGAAGTTTGATCAGCACCCTGCAGAAG GAGGGTTATGCTGTAAGTAGATCCCATATTGTATCTAACGCGATCAAGACAAACTGTCCAATGACTACATGCGTTACTATTGCCAAGGACCATTACAATTACTGA